From Desmodus rotundus isolate HL8 chromosome 10, HLdesRot8A.1, whole genome shotgun sequence, one genomic window encodes:
- the UBE2T gene encoding ubiquitin-conjugating enzyme E2 T, producing the protein MSAAPCAGTMQRASRLRRELSLLATEPPPGITCWQDADQPGLRAQIIGGANTPYDKGVFTLEVVVPERYPFEPPQIRFLTPIYHPNIDSAGRICLDILKLPPKGAWRPSLSIATVLASIQLLMAEPNPDDPLMADISAEFKYNKPVFLENARQWTEKHARQRQMAGEEETPGNPSAAGDSAAHNSAQKRKAGQLGGREKKACLDV; encoded by the exons ATGAGCGCGGCCCCGTGCGCAGGGACCATGCAGAGGGCCTCGCGCCTGCGAAGAGAGCTGAGCCTGTTGGCCACCGAGCCCCCGCCCGGCATCACATGCTGGCAGGACGCGGACCAGCCGGGGCTGCGCGCGC aaataataggTGGGGCCAACACACCTTATGACAAAGGGGTATTCACGCTGGAAGTGGTCGTTCCCGAGAG GTACCCGTTTGAACCACCTCAGATCCGATTTCTGACTCCAATCTATCACCCAAACATTGATTCTGCGGGAAGGATTTGTCTCGATATTCTTAAGCTGCCGCCAAAa GGGGCCTGGAGGCCGTCCCTCAGCATCGCCACCGTGTTGGCTTCCATCCAGCTGCTCATGGCGGAGCCCAACCCCGACGACCCGCTCATGGCTGACATC TCCGCAGAGTTTAAATACAACAAGCCCGTCTTCCTCGAGAATGCCCGGCAGTGGACGGAGAAGCACGCGAGACAGAGACAGATG GCTGGCGAGGAAGAGACGCCTGGAAACCCATCGGCGGCCGGTGACTCGGCAGCACACAACTCAGCCCAGAAAAGGAAGGCCGGgcagctgggaggcagggagaagaaagcctgcCTGGACGTGTAG